From Mobula birostris isolate sMobBir1 chromosome 8, sMobBir1.hap1, whole genome shotgun sequence, the proteins below share one genomic window:
- the LOC140202106 gene encoding GPN-loop GTPase 1-like, whose amino-acid sequence MHMREGRNTAKEMKKREDQLEQLRKDMGDIAMDSSLIPANYAEHEVDPGPSGLILTRGIADEEDEEVDSDTDDLDYQKVEEQSEEPAFQRYLEQRKLRNLPVAKE is encoded by the exons ATGCATATGAGGGAAGGAAGGAAT ACTGCCAAGGAGATGAAGAAGCGTGAAGACCAACTGGAACAACTGCGAAAAGACATGGGGGACATTGCCATGGATTCCAGCCTCATTCCTGCCAACT ATGCAGAACATGAGGTGGATCCGGGTCCCTCAGGTCTGATCCTAACCCGTGGGATTGCTGATGAAGAGGATGAGGAAGTTGATTCAGATACAGATGACCTAGATTATCAAA AAGTGGAGGAGCAGAGCGAGGAACCTGCCTTCCAAAGATACCTGGAGCAGAGAAAACTCCGAAACCTCCCTGTTGCCAAAGAATGA